The Panthera tigris isolate Pti1 chromosome F3, P.tigris_Pti1_mat1.1, whole genome shotgun sequence genome includes a window with the following:
- the SELE gene encoding E-selectin, whose amino-acid sequence MTRTLEVMTASRLLPALTLVLLLLKGSRAWSYNASTEIMTFDEASAYCQQRYTHLVAIQNQEEIKHLNSILSYSPTYYWIGIRKVNDTWTWIGTQKPLTEEAKNWAPGEPNNKQSNEDCVEIYIKRDKDAGKWNDERCSKKKLALCYTAACTPTSCSGHGECVETVNNYTCECYPGFKGLRCEQAVTCQAREAPEHGSLVCTHPLGTFSYNSFCSVSCEKGYLPSSTEATRCTSTGEWNAPAPACNVVECDALTNPANGVMDCSQSSGNFPWNTTCAFACEEGFELMGSQSLQCTSSGKWDDEKPTCKAFQCKALSRPERGYVSCLPAASGSFQKGSSCEFFCEQGFVLKGSKKLQCGPTGEWDSEEPTCEAVKCDAVRQPQRGSVTCTHSPAGEFTYKSSCAFSCEEGFKLRGSAQVECTSQGRWTQEVPSCQAVRCSGLAASGKMNVSCDGEPAFGAVCAFACPEGWTLNGSAALTCDATGHWSGTLPTCEAPTESSIPLAVGLTAAGTSLMTVASFVLWLLKRLRKRAKKFVPASSCQSLQSDGSYQMPSESL is encoded by the exons ATGACAAGAACCCTGGAAGTCATGACTGCTTCACGACttctccctgctctcactcttg TGCTTCTCCTGCTTAAAGGGAGCAGAGCCTGGTCTTACAACGCCTCCACAGAAATCATGACCTTCGACGAAGCTAGTGCGTATTGCCAGCAACGGTACACACATCTGGTCGCGATTCAAAACCAGGAAGAGATTAAGCACCTGAACTCCATCTTGAGCTACTCGCCAACTTACTACTGGATCGGAATCAGAAAGGTCAACGATACGTGGACCTGGATAGGGACCCAGAAGCCTCTGACCGAAGAAGCCAAGAACTGGGCTCCTGGTGAACCGAACAATAAGCAAAGCAATGAGGACTGTGTGGAGATCTACATCAAGAGAGACAAGGACGCGGGCAAGTGGAATGACGAGAGATGTAGCAAAAAGAAGCTTGCCTTGTGCTACACAG CTGCCTGTACCCCTACATCCTGCAGTGGCCACGGCGAGTGTGTGGAGACCGTCAACAACTACACGTGCGAGTGCTACCCCGGCTTCAAGGGACTCAGGTGCGAGCAAG CGGTGACCTGTCAAGCGCGGGAAGCCCCCGAGCACGGAAGCCTGGTTTGCACCCACCCTCTGGGGACCTTCAGCTACAATTCTTTTTGCTCTGTCAGCTGCGAAAAGGGCTACCTCCCAAGCAGCACAGAGGCCACGCGGTGCACGTCCACGGGAGAATGGAACGCCCCCGCTCCTGCCTGCAATG TGGTCGAGTGCGATGCTCTGACAAATCCTGCCAACGGAGTCATGGACTGTTCCCAAAGCTCTGGAAACTTCCCATGGAACACGACTTGTGCCTTTGCGTGTGAAGAAGGATTTGAACTAATGGGATCCCAGAGCCTCCAGTGTACCTCATCCGGGAAATGGGACGATGAGAAGCCAACGTGTAAAG CTTTTCAGTGCAAAGCCTTGTCCCGCCCAGAGAGAGGCTACGTGAGTtgtcttcctgctgcttctggaAGTTTCCAAAAGGGGTCCAGCTGTGAGTTCTTCTGCGAACAGGGATTTGTCTTGAAGGGATCCAAAAAGCTCCAGTGTGGCCCTACAGGCGAATGGGACAGTGAGGAGCCCACGTGTGAAG CTGTGAAGTGTGATGCCGTCCGGCAGCCCCAGCGCGGCTCTGTGACATGTACCCATTCCCCCGCTGGAGAGTTCACCTACAAGTCCTCCTGCGCCTTCAGCTGTGAAGAAGGCTTCAAATTGCGTGGGTCAGCTCAAGTCGAGTGCACATCTCAGGGCCGGTGGACGCAGGAAGTCCCCTCCTGCCAAG CCGTACGATGTTCGGGACTGGCAGCGTCGGGAAAAATGAACGTGAGCTGTGACGGGGAGCCCGCGTTTGGCGCTGTGTGTGCGTTTGCGTGTCCTGAGGGGTGGACCCTCAATGGCTCCGCAGCTCTGACGTGCGATGCCACGGGACACTGGTCCGGGACGCTGCCTACCTGCGAAG cTCCCACTGAGTCCAGCATTCCCTTGGCTGTTGGACTCACCGCCGCTGGGACCTCCCTCATGACGGTAGCATCATTTGTCCTCTGGCTTCTGAAACGCCTGCGGAAGAGAG cAAAGAAATTTGTTCCTGCCAG CAGCTGCCAAAGCCTCCAATCAGATGGATCCTACCAGATGCCTTCTGAGTCCCTTTAA